The Streptomyces seoulensis genome contains a region encoding:
- the rplF gene encoding 50S ribosomal protein L6 has product MSRIGKLPITVPAGVDVTIDGRTVAVKGPKGSLTHTVVAPIDIVKDEDGTLAVTRPNDERQNKALHGLSRTLVANMITGVTQGYVKKLEISGVGYRVTAKGSNLEFALGYSHPIVIEAPEGITFKVESPTRFQVEGIDKQKVGEVAANIRKLRKPDPYKAKGVKYEGEVIRRKVGKAGK; this is encoded by the coding sequence ATGTCGCGTATTGGCAAGCTCCCCATCACGGTTCCCGCCGGCGTGGACGTCACCATCGACGGCCGTACGGTCGCGGTCAAGGGCCCCAAGGGCTCGCTGACCCACACCGTCGTCGCGCCGATCGACATCGTCAAGGATGAGGACGGCACCCTCGCGGTGACCCGCCCCAACGACGAGCGTCAGAACAAGGCCCTGCACGGCCTGTCCCGCACGCTGGTGGCGAACATGATCACCGGCGTGACCCAGGGTTACGTGAAGAAGCTCGAGATCAGCGGTGTCGGTTACCGCGTTACGGCCAAGGGCTCGAACCTCGAGTTCGCGCTCGGCTACAGCCACCCGATCGTCATCGAGGCGCCCGAGGGCATCACCTTCAAGGTGGAGTCCCCGACCCGCTTCCAGGTCGAGGGCATCGACAAGCAGAAGGTCGGCGAGGTTGCGGCCAACATCCGCAAGCTGCGCAAGCCTGACCCGTACAAGGCCAAGGGCGTCAAGTACGAGGGCGAAGTCATCCGCCGCAAGGTCGGAAAGGCGGGTAAGTAA
- the rplX gene encoding 50S ribosomal protein L24: MKIKKGDLVQVITGKDKGKQGKVIAAFPRDERVLVEGVNRVKKHTKAGPTASGSQAGGIVTTEAPIHVSNVQLVVEKDGNKVVTRVGYRFDDEGNKIRVAKRTGEDI; encoded by the coding sequence GATCAAGAAGGGCGACCTGGTCCAGGTCATCACCGGTAAGGACAAGGGCAAGCAGGGCAAGGTCATTGCCGCTTTCCCGCGCGACGAGCGTGTCCTGGTCGAGGGTGTCAACCGGGTCAAGAAGCACACCAAGGCCGGCCCGACCGCCAGCGGTTCGCAGGCGGGCGGCATCGTCACGACCGAGGCGCCTATCCACGTCTCCAACGTCCAGCTGGTCGTTGAGAAGGATGGCAACAAGGTCGTCACGCGTGTCGGCTACCGCTTCGACGACGAAGGCAACAAGATCCGCGTTGCCAAGCGGACGGGTGAGGACATCTGA
- the rpsH gene encoding 30S ribosomal protein S8 codes for MTMTDPIADMLTRLRNANSAYHDSVTMPASKIKSHIAEILQQEGFITGWKVEDAEVGKNLVLDLKFGPNRERSIAGIKRISKPGLRVYAKSTNLPKVLGGLGVAIISTSHGLLTDKQAGKKGVGGEVLAYVW; via the coding sequence ATGACCATGACTGATCCGATCGCAGACATGCTTACGCGTCTGCGGAACGCGAACTCGGCATACCACGACTCTGTGACGATGCCGGCGTCCAAGATCAAGTCTCACATCGCAGAGATCCTCCAGCAGGAGGGCTTCATCACGGGCTGGAAGGTCGAGGACGCCGAGGTTGGCAAGAACCTCGTCCTGGACCTGAAGTTCGGGCCCAACCGTGAGCGCTCCATCGCGGGCATCAAGCGGATCTCCAAGCCCGGTCTCCGGGTTTACGCGAAGTCCACCAACCTGCCGAAGGTGCTCGGCGGCCTGGGCGTGGCGATCATCTCCACGTCGCACGGTCTCCTCACCGACAAGCAGGCCGGCAAGAAGGGCGTGGGTGGGGAAGTCCTCGCCTACGTCTGGTAG
- the rpmD gene encoding 50S ribosomal protein L30: MAQLKITQVKSYIGSKQNHRDTLRSLGLKGINTQVVKEDRPEFRGMVHTVRHLVTVEEV; this comes from the coding sequence ATGGCGCAGCTCAAGATCACGCAGGTCAAGTCGTACATCGGCAGCAAGCAGAACCACCGTGACACCCTGCGTTCCCTTGGTCTCAAGGGCATCAACACGCAGGTCGTCAAGGAGGACCGCCCCGAGTTCCGCGGAATGGTGCACACCGTCCGCCACCTCGTGACGGTTGAGGAGGTCTGA
- the rpsE gene encoding 30S ribosomal protein S5 yields the protein MAGPQRRGGGAGGGERRDRKGRDGGAAAAEKTAYVERVVAINRVAKVVKGGRRFSFTALVVVGDGDGTVGVGYGKAKEVPAAIAKGVEEAKKHFFKVPRIQGTIPHPIQGEKAAGVVLLKPASPGTGVIAGGPVRAVLECAGIHDILSKSLGSDNAINIVHATVAALKGLQRPEEVAARRGLPLEDVAPAALLRARAGAGA from the coding sequence ATGGCTGGACCCCAGCGCCGCGGTGGCGGTGCCGGTGGCGGCGAGCGGCGGGACCGGAAGGGCCGTGACGGCGGCGCTGCTGCCGCCGAGAAGACCGCGTACGTTGAGCGCGTTGTCGCGATCAACCGCGTCGCCAAGGTTGTGAAGGGTGGTCGTCGCTTCAGCTTCACCGCGCTGGTCGTGGTGGGCGATGGTGACGGCACCGTCGGTGTCGGTTACGGCAAGGCCAAGGAGGTGCCGGCCGCCATCGCCAAGGGTGTTGAGGAGGCCAAGAAGCACTTCTTCAAGGTCCCCCGTATCCAGGGCACCATCCCGCACCCCATCCAGGGTGAGAAGGCTGCCGGCGTCGTGCTGCTCAAGCCCGCGTCCCCGGGTACCGGTGTTATCGCCGGTGGTCCGGTGCGCGCCGTGCTCGAGTGCGCCGGTATCCACGACATCCTGTCGAAGTCCCTGGGCTCCGACAACGCGATCAACATCGTGCACGCGACCGTGGCGGCCCTCAAGGGCCTGCAGCGTCCCGAGGAGGTCGCGGCCCGCCGCGGTCTGCCGCTCGAGGACGTCGCCCCCGCGGCTCTGCTGCGTGCGCGTGCCGGGGCTGGTGCGTAA
- the rplE gene encoding 50S ribosomal protein L5: MATTTTPRLKTKYREEIAGKLRDEFQYENVMQIPGLVKIVVNMGVGDAARDSKLIEGAIRDLTTITGQKPAVTKARKSIAQFKLREGQPIGAHVTLRGDRMWEFLDRTLSLALPRIRDFRGLSPKQFDGRGNYTFGLTEQVMFHEIDQDKIDRVRGMDITVVTTATNDAEGRALLRHLGFPFKEA; encoded by the coding sequence ATGGCTACCACCACCACTCCGCGTCTGAAGACGAAGTACCGCGAGGAGATCGCGGGCAAGCTGCGTGACGAGTTCCAGTACGAGAACGTCATGCAGATCCCCGGCCTCGTCAAGATCGTGGTCAACATGGGTGTGGGCGACGCCGCCCGCGACTCCAAGCTGATCGAGGGCGCCATCCGCGACCTCACCACGATCACCGGTCAGAAGCCGGCCGTCACCAAGGCCCGCAAGTCCATCGCGCAGTTCAAGCTGCGTGAGGGTCAGCCGATCGGTGCCCACGTCACGCTCCGTGGCGACCGCATGTGGGAGTTCCTGGACCGCACCCTGTCGCTGGCGCTTCCGCGCATCCGCGACTTCCGCGGCCTGTCCCCCAAGCAGTTCGACGGCCGTGGCAACTACACCTTCGGTCTCACGGAGCAGGTCATGTTCCACGAGATCGACCAGGACAAGATCGACCGTGTCCGGGGTATGGACATCACCGTGGTCACCACGGCGACCAACGACGCTGAAGGCCGTGCCCTTCTCCGTCACCTCGGCTTCCCGTTCAAGGAGGCGTAA
- a CDS encoding type Z 30S ribosomal protein S14, whose amino-acid sequence MAKKALIAKAARKPKFGVRGYTRCQRCGRPHSVYRKFGLCRVCLREMAHRGELPGVTKSSW is encoded by the coding sequence ATGGCGAAGAAGGCTCTCATTGCCAAGGCTGCTCGTAAGCCCAAGTTCGGTGTGCGTGGCTACACCCGCTGCCAGCGCTGCGGCCGCCCGCACTCCGTGTACCGCAAGTTCGGCCTCTGCCGCGTGTGCCTTCGTGAGATGGCTCACCGTGGCGAGCTGCCGGGCGTGACCAAGAGCTCCTGGTAA
- the rplO gene encoding 50S ribosomal protein L15, which produces MAEQNPLKIHNLRPAPGAKTAKTRVGRGEASKGKTAGRGTKGTKARYQVPERFEGGQMPLHMRLPKLKGFKNPFKTEFQVVNLDKLAALYPEGGEVTVEGLVAKGAVRKNSLVKVLGQGEISVALQVTVDAVSDSAKEKITAAGGTVTELV; this is translated from the coding sequence ATGGCGGAGCAGAACCCGCTCAAGATCCACAACCTCCGTCCCGCCCCGGGCGCCAAGACCGCCAAGACCCGTGTGGGTCGTGGTGAGGCGTCGAAGGGTAAGACGGCTGGTCGTGGTACCAAGGGCACGAAGGCCCGTTACCAGGTTCCGGAGCGCTTCGAGGGTGGCCAGATGCCCCTCCACATGCGTCTCCCGAAGCTGAAGGGCTTCAAGAACCCGTTCAAGACCGAGTTCCAGGTCGTGAACCTCGACAAGCTGGCCGCGCTCTACCCCGAGGGTGGCGAGGTCACCGTCGAGGGTCTGGTGGCCAAGGGTGCCGTTCGCAAGAACAGCCTCGTCAAGGTGCTCGGCCAGGGCGAGATCTCCGTGGCGCTGCAGGTGACGGTGGATGCCGTCTCCGACTCCGCCAAGGAGAAGATCACCGCTGCCGGCGGTACGGTCACCGAGCTGGTCTGA
- the rplR gene encoding 50S ribosomal protein L18 — MAYGQKILKGDAYKRAAIKRRHIRIRKNISGTAERPRLVVTRSNRHIVAQVIDDLKGHTLASASTLDASVRSGEGDKSAQAKQVGALVAERAKAAGVEAVVFDRGGNQYAGRIAALADAAREAGLKF, encoded by the coding sequence ATGGCATACGGACAGAAGATCCTCAAGGGCGACGCCTACAAGCGCGCCGCGATCAAGCGCCGCCACATCCGGATTCGCAAGAACATCTCCGGTACGGCGGAGCGTCCGCGTCTGGTCGTCACCCGCTCCAACCGCCACATCGTGGCGCAGGTGATCGACGACCTCAAGGGCCACACCCTGGCTTCCGCGTCCACGCTGGACGCGTCGGTCCGGAGCGGCGAGGGCGACAAGTCCGCGCAGGCCAAGCAGGTCGGCGCCCTGGTCGCCGAGCGTGCCAAGGCCGCCGGTGTCGAGGCTGTCGTGTTCGACCGTGGTGGCAACCAGTACGCCGGGCGCATCGCCGCCCTGGCGGACGCCGCCCGCGAAGCCGGTCTGAAGTTCTGA